In Thiovulum sp. ES, the genomic stretch ATTGTTACATCTTTTCGTGGGTCTTCAGCGAGAACCTCATCGGTATAAAGAACAACAACTTTTTTAGTTTTATCACCAGCTCTGATTTTAAAATCTTTTTTTGGTCGGAAAATCTTGATTTTCGGATTATCAACTGTAAAGTAGTATTTATGGTCTTCACTGTCAGTATTTTGGAATAGGAAAACATAACCGTTTGTAACTCTTTTTCCACCATCTGGAGCATCTTTAATCGAATAGAGCCGAGTCTCTTTATTGATATTAAGTAGCATGTGTTCTTTTTCACTTCCCATTTTCAGGAGGGCAAAAAGCATAATTCCGATAATTACTAAATATCCGATTGTTTTTGGTCTGAAATATTTTGTTTTTCCATCTTTTTGATCAATTTCTCGAACACTTGACCAATTTACAAGAGTAGGTTTCCCAAGTTTTCCCATAACAGTTGTACAAGCATCAACACACTCAAGACAGTTAATACACTCAAGTTGAAGACCTTTTCGGATATCGATGTGAGTTGGACAAACTGTTACACATTTTTCACAAGTTGTACATTCTGAACCCTCTGGTAAATCTTTTGCTTTTTCAATGACTTTTTCTTTCTCATCGTTATAAATATCTCCACCTCGGCTTGTATCATAAATAGCCATAATTGTGTCGTCATCATAAAGAACAGATTGAACTCGGCTGTAAGGGCAGATATATGCACAAAAATTCTCTTTTAACCAAATCACATCATAAATTAGGAAAAGTGCAATTGAAGCCCAAAAAATCATTAAAGTTGTGTGTTCAAGAGGATTTTGAATATATTGGAAGAAAGTTTCAGGTGGAACAAAATACCAAAGGAAATCTGCACCTGCAAGAATTGCGAGAGCCGACCAAAGAAGAATTGCAATAAATTTCTTAAAGGCATTTCCTTCTGGTTCTTTCTGCTTGTTTGAAATCTTTTTGCGAATTCCTAAAATTTTTGTTTCGATGAGGTCTCGATAAACAACACGGAAAATTGTTTGCGGACAAGCCCAACCACAAAAAACTCGACCACCCATAACTGTCATCAAGAAAATTCCAAGGAAGAGCATAATAAGTAGGAATGGCATAAGATAGAGTTCTTGCATATCAAACTTTGTGAAAAGAAGATGTAATTGCTTGTTATCAAAATTGAAAAGAAAGAAGTGGTTTCCATCAACTGTAATAAAAGGCAGACTTACTGAAATTGCAGTTATAACGATATAAAACAGATACCGTTTTGAGGCATAACTCATATTTTTACCTTATGTATTAGTATTTAAGTTTATTTCGGATTATATTGTTTTTCTCTTTAGACATACCTAAAGATTATCTTTTTAATAAAATTACCTAATTTAGAGCTAAGGTTTGATTTTTTTTATTTTTAATATTATTGTAAAATATTTGAAATTTTCTGACGAGGGTAAATAGTGAATAAAGGCGAATTAATTTACGAGGGAAAAGCAAAAAGAATTTTCTCTGTTGAAAACGATTCTACACATCTTGTTGCTGAATTTAAAGATGATTTGACTGCATTTAATGCACAAAAAAAATCTTCAGAAGAGGGAAAGGGTGCTTTAAATCTCAAAATTTCTACTCAACTTTTTAATCTTTTAACAGAAAAAGGGATTAAAACTCACTTTGTAGAAAATATTTCTGACCGAGATATGCTTGTTAAAAAAGTGGATATTATCCTTATCGAAGTTGTTGTCCGAAATATTGCGACTGGTTCGCTAACTCGACGACTTGGAATTGAAGATGGAAAAAAACTCCCTTTTACACTTATTGAGTTTTACTACAAAAATGATGACATGAACGACCCAATTATTACGGATGAACATGCGATTATTATGGAACTTGCAAAGAGTCAAGAAGAGTTAGCGATTTTAAAAAGTGAAGCTAAAAAAGTGAATGACATTCTTATTCCATTTTTTGCAGAGCGAAACTTAAATCTTGTTGATTTTAAACTTGAGTTTGGGCGACTACCAAATGGTGAAATTATTCTTGCCGATGAACTTTCTCCTGATAATTGTCGTTTCTGGGATATGGAAACTGGTGAGAAACTTGATAAAGATCGTTTCCGAGAGGGAATTGGCGGAATTAAGGTTGCTTACGAAGAAGTTCTTAAAAGAATTATGTAGTGAATTTACAAAATTTCAACAAAAGTCTCCTCTCTGAGGAGCTTATAAAAGAGATTGAGAACTCAAACCTTTTAAACTTAAGAAGTTCCGCGATTGAAAATCTGGATTTAAAAAGTAATTTTTTAAGCAGAATAGATTTGAAAAAGACAAAATCACTAAAGACAATTTCGTTAAATTGTCCTGAACTTGAAGTCTTCTTGATTTAAATATTCGAGGTGCAAAAGATTTAAAAGTTTTAAATTTAAAGACAAAGAGATTAGAACATATTGAGTTAGAAACAGAGCAAATACCGCTTTTTTTACAAAAAATTGAGAAATTGGAAAATTTAAAAGGAATAAATCATATTTATAACGATAAAAATTTGCCACTTTCTGAATTTATTTCAAGTTTTGAAAAAGAGCAAATTAATAGACACAAAGATAATTGCTCTTGCTCAAGTTGTAAAAGTGAAAAGAAAGTTTTCATCGAAGGTTTGGAATTTAAACTAAAAATCTAAATTTCAAAACCAACAAATGTAATATCATCAGTTTGAAAATTTTCACCTTTCCAATCATTAAAAACTTCTAAAAGTCTATCTTTTTGATTAGAGAAATCTTTTTTATAAATTTTTACAACTTCATTTGCACACCGTTTTTTTCCAAAAGGAAAATCATTTTCGCCACCAATTTGATCTTTGAATCCATCACTTGAAATATAAAATTTTCGACCTTTGTGAGCTTTTATACAATGCTCTTTAAAATTTTTCTCTCTTTCAACTCGATTTCTATTTTCAATTGAGATTCTATCTCCAGATATTTTATTAAAAAATCCATCTTCATCGACATAGCAAAGACCAATATTTGCACCAGAAAAGAGAACTCGACCATGTCTCTTATTGATAACAACAACTGCACCATCAAAGCCGATGAGGTTCTGCTGAGTTCCCTGAACAAGATTTCTGAAGTTTTCTCGGAACATATGAAGAACGATTGAGGGGCTGATACTAACAACTCTCTCAAATCTTTTGATAAGTGCATTTTCAGTTGCTTTTATTGACATTGTGATTAAAGCTCCTGGAATTCCATGTCCAATCGCATCAACGAGGATAAAAACAGCTTCATCACGAAACTCCTGAAAAAAGTATATATCACCACCAACTCTATCTCGAGGTTGCCAAATAACAAAATAGTCTTTAAAGAAACTTTTTAATTTTTTCTCTTTTGGAAGAAGAGATTCTTGCAGAAAAAGTGCATGTTGGAGAGAATCATCAATAATTTTGTTTTTCTCAATAATTTTATCTTGAGCATCATTTAGTTCATCAACAACAACATTGAAAAAATTTATCAAAGATTTCATAGTTTTTAATGAAAAGGAGGTTTCTTCAAAAGATGGTTGTTTGTGAGAAGTCTTTTTATTAATATTTTCTGAAAGTGCGACATAAGTCATTGTTTGATTCAAAAGAGAGTTTCTATTTTTAACATGATAAAACTCGCCGTATGTGAAAAAACCTGAAGTTGGAGCAATATTTTTAAACGGTGAAATTTCAA encodes the following:
- a CDS encoding phosphoribosylaminoimidazole-succinocarboxamide synthase (PFAM: SAICAR synthetase~TIGRFAM: phosphoribosylaminoimidazole-succinocarboxamide synthase), with the protein product MNKGELIYEGKAKRIFSVENDSTHLVAEFKDDLTAFNAQKKSSEEGKGALNLKISTQLFNLLTEKGIKTHFVENISDRDMLVKKVDIILIEVVVRNIATGSLTRRLGIEDGKKLPFTLIEFYYKNDDMNDPIITDEHAIIMELAKSQEELAILKSEAKKVNDILIPFFAERNLNLVDFKLEFGRLPNGEIILADELSPDNCRFWDMETGEKLDKDRFREGIGGIKVAYEEVLKRIM
- a CDS encoding hypothetical protein (PFAM: FIST C domain; Stage II sporulation protein E (SpoIIE); FIST N domain), which gives rise to MKNENFTIENLSDIRNIIDFSQWKNEENLLVQIFSGQGTVGLMKSSAIIEEELPNAKIIGTTTAGEISDTEVSTSKIVVSISSFVATTLKGELFIGTLDSFSCGQKVAETLFTPKTKLVIIFTDSSPVFNVEDFLDGVTSANRNVVIAGGIGGNNGKSTGIAVSFGSIFTLRGIVAIAFESDVLEIRNDYNFNWQPIGKEFTVTKAKGNTLLELNRVKAIDVYKKYFGEESLLDTGLAFPLIRKKRGTLIARAMLKINDDESLFYGGNFKVGEKVRFGVGNIGLILEDSKLSSSKLENQNIEAVFIYSCIARFRLLSKQIEFEISPFKNIAPTSGFFTYGEFYHVKNRNSLLNQTMTYVALSENINKKTSHKQPSFEETSFSLKTMKSLINFFNVVVDELNDAQDKIIEKNKIIDDSLQHALFLQESLLPKEKKLKSFFKDYFVIWQPRDRVGGDIYFFQEFRDEAVFILVDAIGHGIPGALITMSIKATENALIKRFERVVSISPSIVLHMFRENFRNLVQGTQQNLIGFDGAVVVINKRHGRVLFSGANIGLCYVDEDGFFNKISGDRISIENRNRVEREKNFKEHCIKAHKGRKFYISSDGFKDQIGGENDFPFGKKRCANEVVKIYKKDFSNQKDRLLEVFNDWKGENFQTDDITFVGFEI
- a CDS encoding cytochrome c oxidase accessory protein FixG (PFAM: Ubp3 associated protein Bre5~TIGRFAM: cytochrome c oxidase accessory protein FixG) produces the protein MSYASKRYLFYIVITAISVSLPFITVDGNHFFLFNFDNKQLHLLFTKFDMQELYLMPFLLIMLFLGIFLMTVMGGRVFCGWACPQTIFRVVYRDLIETKILGIRKKISNKQKEPEGNAFKKFIAILLWSALAILAGADFLWYFVPPETFFQYIQNPLEHTTLMIFWASIALFLIYDVIWLKENFCAYICPYSRVQSVLYDDDTIMAIYDTSRGGDIYNDEKEKVIEKAKDLPEGSECTTCEKCVTVCPTHIDIRKGLQLECINCLECVDACTTVMGKLGKPTLVNWSSVREIDQKDGKTKYFRPKTIGYLVIIGIMLFALLKMGSEKEHMLLNINKETRLYSIKDAPDGGKRVTNGYVFLFQNTDSEDHKYYFTVDNPKIKIFRPKKDFKIRAGDKTKKVVVLYTDEVLAEDPRKDVTIHVKINAYALDKPEEIKVTREAIFVYPRKDLISQ